Proteins encoded together in one Myxocyprinus asiaticus isolate MX2 ecotype Aquarium Trade chromosome 9, UBuf_Myxa_2, whole genome shotgun sequence window:
- the atf4a gene encoding LOW QUALITY PROTEIN: cyclic AMP-dependent transcription factor ATF-4 (The sequence of the model RefSeq protein was modified relative to this genomic sequence to represent the inferred CDS: deleted 1 base in 1 codon) encodes MSLMFPMCLEDVGSLLLGPSSLMADPFGPLLDDDEESALSEGSSSPLSSSYADSSSLSPLSPCPHASVGCKSDLLSLSWLPASELLGAQTEPEQKHGEAFSGMDWMNEKLDLSDFDLDSLIGSCDSDEPPNSPEELLACLDTEMDLDLDSLPFSSSEPVLTLPTLPLELPLSEPTTEPEKPAELESVEIKSEPPSPVPSLDSPVSSPYTLELGSMLDVSVVKSSTVLQSSGIMLNLSPSHILVVLTPEEEVSTGDSSDSDSGISVSGSPVHQQEPAPSPKPEGSSRTKPYSKPNPDTAPVVTGRVKTASGAPKVVEKKLKKMEQNKTAATRYRQKKRVEQESLNAECEELEKRNRELSDKADSISREIQYLKGLMEEVRSAKNRKKSKVSSA; translated from the exons ATGTCTCTGATGTTCCCGATGTGTTTGGAGGATGTGGGGTCCCTGCTCTTGGGACCCTCATCTCTGATGGCTGACCCCTTTGGGCCCCTTCTGGACGATGATGAGGAGAGTGCTCTATCAGAGGGGTCTTCATCGCCCCTGTCCTCTTCTTACGCTGACTCTTCCTCTCTCTCGCCCCTCTCTCCCTGTCCTCACGCTTCTGTAGGGTGTAAGTCAGACCTGCTGTCGCTCTCCTGGCTTCCTGCGTCTGAGCTGCTCGGAGCACAAACTGAGCCAGAGCAGAAACATG GTGAAGCATTTTCTGGCATGGATTGGATGAATGAGAAAttagacctgagcgactttgacctGGATTCTCTCATCGGATCATGTGATTCCGACGAGCCACCCAATTCTCCAGAAGAGCTGCTGGCTTGTCTGGACACCGAAATGGACCTGGACCTCGATTCCCTTCCATTCAGCTCATCAGAACCAGTCCTCACGCTGCCCACGCTTCCCCTCGAACTTCCCCTCTCAGAACCAACAACTGAACCAGAAAAACCAGCAGAACTGGAGTCTGTAGAGATC AAGTCCGAACCTCCGTCTCCAGTGCCGTCTCTCGATTCTCCCGTCTCCTCACCGTACACTCTGGAGTTGGGCAGTATGCTGGATGTGTCCGTGGTGAAGTCCTCCACTGTGCTCCAATCTTCTGGAATCATGCTGAATCTCTCTCCATCCCACATCCTGGTGGTCCTAACCCCTGAAGAGGAAGTAAGCACTGGCGACTCGTCTGACAGCGACAGCGGAATTTCAGTCTCCGGTTCCCCGGTTCACCAACAAGAACCTGCACCATCACCCAAGCCTGAGGGCTCCTCCAGAACCAAACCATACTCCAAACCCAACCCTGATACAGCACCAGTCGTTACTGGCCGTGTGAAGACCGCGTCCGGCGCTCCTAAAGTGGTGGAGAAGAAACTGAAGAAGATGGAGCAGAACAAAACAGCAGCGACCCGGTATCGTCAGAAGAAACGGGTCGAGCAGGAGTCCCTAAATGCTGAATGTGAAGAGCTGGAGAAGAGAAACCGCGAGCTCTCGGACAAAGCCGATTCCATCAGTCGTGAGATTCAGTACCTGAAAGGTCTCATGGAGGAAGTTCGTTCTGCAAAAAACCGCAAGAAATCAAAGGTCAGCTCCGCCTGA